In one Magallana gigas chromosome 7, xbMagGiga1.1, whole genome shotgun sequence genomic region, the following are encoded:
- the LOC105329748 gene encoding protein transport protein Sec24A isoform X1, with the protein MADQHSQYKSSPNGPPNLNPYSQPVPMVPPGGLQSKNVQGQNMSRPPVPGNFPNNPMSVGYNSSLNGHGTPPPMNKSPMQRMPPPMGSPANRFPSPMVNVSAPPQTFMNGPVNRPLNSNSSQASGMPPHSLSASGNFSGGISSSPVPGVPRSSSANAMNNFNISQTNSHSNSPVPPNFSAQPPGSIAEQRSASQQRIDTPPTEGGLPVPFHGQGQYSHQVGMSLTPGLTPNNSEPTSTRTSRTSSPVETQSYEALEGGDFQSTQNQSFPGVGNDGQDQQKQNQPGASNTFNQGNVNRGSPVTPRNPSTAIGGPPSSFTPNPTGQGGPPYPYQSQATTQGSITVQPGMAPMGIPPRMGTPTSYGGQPPRQQRPPQPGYGQQGMGVPGSQMPPAGGQRPMGTPRPPMGRPPNPYNVPSMGGPPSSAGGYTGMPPTSFTAQAPVTSMPGSFPPTSFSGQQVPIGGPPLPGSGGMYNSGPPSGPTGMPPMRPSMPPSSTAPPGMPPMAKPGVPPSSTSYPQPPGMFPVSSGAPPPSSGMTQPPPVGTPTQTQRGGMGATPTRPKYPQMPASSANTWQPGSQFPPQPSQPGAYQPNTQPGGFPQGYPGSNAQPGVGQGGMPPSGIGNFPMSSQQSNLNSSFGSMSLQDRVVNLLNEKNLIPPEGLEVVKPRLNNEFKKVNCQADVFRCTLTAIPQTSSLLNKARLPLGILIHPFKDLSQLPVIQSSVIVRCRSCRTYINPFVYFVDSRRWKCNLCYRVNELPDEFSYDPVSKTYGEPQRRPEIKSSTIEFIAPSDYMLRPPQPAVYLFLLDVSFNAVETGYLSVFCQVLLEEIDKLPGDSRAQIGFIAYDRALHFFNLAEGLSQPQMLTVSDIDDIFLPCPDNLLVNLHESKELILDLLNQIPSLFEENLETGSALGAALQAAHKLVSPVGGRVTIMQTVLPTAGPGSLQSREDPSLRSGKNVTNLGPATDFYKKLALECSAQQVAVDLFMLNGQYTDIASISCISKYSGGCVHHYPMFHAAKNPSLTEKYEADLRRYLTRKIGFEAVMRIRCTKGLSIHTFHGNFFVRSTDLLSLPNVNPDAAFGMQMSIEDSLVDTNTVCFQAALLYTSSKGERRIRVHTLCLPVTNQLSEIYAGADQQAIIGLLAKMAVDRSVSSSLSDAREALINAAMDALASFGNTIPPAQRIGSLPICYTLRMIPTFILALLKSKAFRVGVNTPLDDRVFGMQQCKSLPVGQLLKSVYADLYPVHGIEKYNTEKKGDILVPKLPLLHLSSANIDRTGVYLMDTFDTIYLYVGSGAPQDFVREVLDAPSFTAIPEGMIDLPELENEKSEMMRNFITDLLDNRPGGASFYVIRDDSKRRLQFFEHMVEDRSESSMSLYEFLQHLQKQVKS; encoded by the exons ATGGCGGATCAACATTCACAGTACAAGAGCAGTCCAAATGGACCGCCGAATCTAAACCCTTACTCACAACCAGTGCCTATGGTCCCCCCTG GAGGATTGCAGTCAAAAAACGTTCAAGGACAGAACATGAGTAGACCACCAGTTCCAGGAAATTTTCCAAATAATCCAATGTCCGTGGGATATAATTCTTCTTTGAATGGTCATGGTACACCCCCTCCTATGAATAAGTCACCAATGCAGAGAATGCCACCCCCAATGGGGTCACCAGCGAACAGGTTTCCATCACCAATGGTGAATGTTTCAGCCCCACCACAGACATTTATGAATGGTCCAGTGAACAGGCCTTTAAATTCAAACTCATCTCAAGCTTCTGGAATGCCTCCACATTCTCTTTCAGCATCTGGAAATTTTTCTGGCGGAATTTCTTCTTCACCAGTTCCTGGAGTGCCCCGTTCAAGTTCTGCAAATGCAATGAACAATTTTAATATCAGTCAGACTAATTCCCATTCAAATAGTCCAGTTCCCCCAAATTTTTCTGCTCAACCTCCAGGCAGTATAGCTGAGCAAAGATCTGCTTCTCAACAGAGAATAGACACACCCCCAACAG AGGGAGGTCTGCCTGTACCTTTTCACGGACAAGGTCAATATTCTCACCAAGTGGGCATGTCTTTAACCCCTGGATTAACACCTAACAATTCAG AACCAACCTCCACGAGAACCTCTAGGACGTCCTCCCCTGTAGAGACACAGTCTTATGAGGCTTTGGAAGGAGGAGATTTCCAAAGCACTCAGA ATCAATCTTTCCCAGGAGTTGGTAATGACGGGCAAGATCAACAGAAGCAAAATCAACCTGGAGCTAGTAACACTTTTAACCAGGGAAATGTTAACAGAGGGTCCCCAGTTACCCCCAGGAATCCCTCAACTGCCATAGGAGGTCCACCATCATCATTCACACCAAACCCAACAGGACAGGGCGGTCCCCCTTATCCCTACCAAAGTCAAGCAACAACCCAGGGTTCTATAACTGTACAGCCAGGAATGGCCCCTATGGGAATACCACCAAGAATGGGAACTCCTACATCATATGGGGGTCAACCACCAAGACAGCAGAGACCTCCACAGCCTGGGTATGGTCAACAAGGAATGGGAGTGCCTGGGAGTCAAATGCCACCTGCAGGAGGTCAAAGACCCATGGGTACACCCAGACCTCCCATGGGACGACCACCTAACCCATACAATGTTCCCTCCATGGGAGGTCCTCCTTCATCAGCTGGGGGTTATACAGGTATGCCTCCCACTTCATTCACTGCCCAGGCACCTGTCACTTCGATGCCTGGTTCCTTTCCTCCCACATCATTTAGTGGTCAGCAGGTACCTATTGGTGGTCCCCCATTACCAGGAAGTGGAGGGATGTACAATTCAGGCCCCCCATCAGGACCCACAGGGATGCCTCCTATGAGACCTTCAATGCCGCCATCAAGTACAGCACCACCAGGGATGCCACCCATGGCAAAACCAGGGGTGCCACCAAGCTCTACAAGTTACCCCCAGCCACCAGGTATGTTTCCTGTATCATCAGGAGCACCACCACCATCCTCTGGAATGACCCAGCCACCACCAGTAGGGACCCCTACTCAGACGCAACGAGGAGGAATGGGAGCCACACCCACACGACCAAAATATCCACAAATG CCAGCATCATCTGCTAATACTTGGCAACCAGGGAGCCAATTCCCTCCTCAGCCATCCCAGCCAGGGGCTTACCAGCCAAATACACAGCCTGGAGGTTTCCCTCAGGGTTACCCAGGGTCAAACGCACAGCCAGGGGTGGGGCAGGGGGGAATGCCGCCATCAGGCATTGGAAACTTCCCTATGTCCTCCCAACAAAGCAATCTTAATTCCAGCTTTGGCTCAATGTCGCTACAG GACAGAGTAGTGAATCTATTGAATGAGAAAAACCTCATCCCTCCTGAGGGATTGGAAGTGGTGAAACCAAGACTAAACAATGAGTTCAAAAAGGTCAACTGTCAGGCAGA TGTATTCCGATGCACATTAACTGCTATACCTCAAACCTCAAGTTTATTGAACAAAGCAAGACTGCCTCTAGGAATATTAATTCATCCATTTAAAGATTTGTCG CAACTTCCTGTGATTCAGTCCAGTGTTATTGTCCGCTGTCGGTCCTGTCGCACATACATCAACCCCTTTGTTTACTTTGTGGATTCTCGGAGATGGAAGTGCAACCTCTGTTACAGAGTCAATGAGT TACCAGATGAGTTTTCCTATGACCCAGTTAGTAAAACCTATGGTGAGCCCCAAAGAAGACCTGAGATAAAGTCGTCTACCATAGAGTTCATAGCTCCATCAGATTATATG CTGCGTCCGCCACAGCCTGCTGTGTACCTGTTCCTGCTGGATGTCTCCTTTAATGCGGTAGAGACAG GTTACCTGAGTGTTTTCTGCCAGGTGTTGCTGGAGGAGATAGACAAGTTACCAGGAGATTCCAGGGCTCAGATAGGATTTATTGCATATGACAGGGCATTACATTTCTTTAACCTGGCTGAGGGACTGTCCCAGCCTCAGATGTTGACTGTATCTGATATAGATG acATTTTCCTGCCATGCCCTGATAATCTTCTAGTCAATTTACACGAGAGCAAAGAGCTGATTCTTGATTTACTGAATCAGATACCTTCGTTGTTCGAAGAAAATTTGGAAACCGGAAGTGCTCTGGGTGCCGCCCTTCAGGCTGCACACAAACTTGTG AGTCCTGTTGGGGGTCGGGTTACAATCATGCAGACAGTGCTGCCTACCGCTGGACCGGGATCTCTACAGTCAAGAGAGGACCCTAGTCTGCGGTCAGGAAAG AATGTAACAAATCTGGGTCCAGCAACAGACTTTTACAAGAAACTAGCATTAGAGTGCTCAGCTCAGCAAGTGGCAGTGGATCTGTTTATGCTGAATGGCCAGTATACAGATATAGCCTCTATAT CTTGTATATCCAAGTATTCTGGCGGATGTGTCCATCACTACCCTATGTTCCATGCTGCTAAAAACCCGTCACTGACTGAGAAGTATGAGGCAGATCTGAGGCGGTATCTAACAAGGAAGATCGGGTTTGAAGCAGTGATGAGAATTAGATGTACCAAAG GTTTGAGTATCCACACTTTTCATGGGAACTTTTTCGTGCGATCCACGGATCTTCTCTCCTTACCCAATGTTAATCCAGATGCTGCATTTGGAATGCAGATGTCTATAGAAGATTCTCTAGTAGACACAAATACAGTGTGTTTCCAAGCAGCATTGCTCTACACATCAAGTAAAG GTGAGCGTAGAATAAGGGTCCACACACTGTGTCTCCCTGTTACCAACCAGTTATCAGAAATCTACGCAGGAGCCGATCAGCAAGCTATCATTGGACTTCTGGCCAAAATGG CTGTGGACAGGAGTGTCAGTTCGTCTTTGTCGGATGCTAGGGAGGCCCTGATCAATGCTGCTATGGATGCCTTGGCATCGTTTGGTAACACGATTCCTCCAGCTCAAAGGATAGGAAGTCTACCCATCTGTTACACTCTCAGAATGATACCCACATTTATACTGGCTCTGCTCAAAAGT AAAGCTTTCCGTGTGGGCGTGAACACACCTTTAGATGATCGAGTGTTTGGCATGCAGCAGTGCAAGAGTTTGCCTGTCGGTCAGCTTCTGAAGTCCGTGTACGCAGACCTTTATCCTGTCCATGGCATTGAAAAATAT aataCAGAAAAGAAGGGTGACATTCTTGTTCCCAAGCTACCTTTGCTTCACCTGTCCTCTGCTAACATTGATCGGACAGGTGTATACCTGATGGACACCTTTGACACCATTTACCTGTATGTTGGCAGTGGTGCTCCACAAGACTTTGTCAGGGAAGTTCTGGATGCACCTAGCTTTACTGCCATTCCTGAAGGCATG ATTGATCTGCCAGAGTTAGAGAATGAGAAGTCTGAGATGATGAGGAATTTTATCACCGACTTGTTAGATAACCGACCAGGAGGAGCAAGTTTCTACGTGATCAG AGACGACAGCAAGAGGAGACTACAGTTCTTTGAGCACATGGTGGAGGATCGGTCTGAATCGTCCATGTCTCTGTACGAATTCCTGCAGCACCTACAGAAGCAGGTCAAGAGTTGA